A window of Schistocerca gregaria isolate iqSchGreg1 unplaced genomic scaffold, iqSchGreg1.2 ptg001234l, whole genome shotgun sequence contains these coding sequences:
- the LOC126329970 gene encoding uncharacterized protein LOC126329970, protein MSRSTSDRVDSPPNSWSSGNLSVSGSTIKDLYPSIHGHDVTSLIQDLSANSGSQSVPSGADFPIYPSISSADEVDRVNPSPRSAETATLSEPMRGGSGGALGPSQQVPSGRRPLHLATEGPVRSSRLPLPKEQTNKYPSLSFSPDWRGEGDGCGRVDTGLRPDALNGADAIPRVGSGASQTTEPASGMMIPVYFGDGCDQGLSVIYPSHLHTGSANKVATEPSNAPSLLSSAEPSKEYTFVYPQLSFDATRRHNYRRGFGSFVSPHSQTEIKDDAPSDSNSKIFGDKTTDRRQTISTINLSGQQIWGDVYPYPPTSVGSSSATHSLESLTICDDTVIECHDNDLVWLSRVSIAQSFVSEAKQFSHLDYSIWNLRYTFPSVFDHKPCALLSSLGCRARPRQTDIDCDWLIVDPDVPPLSRRLHTQHAKKTHLVNFISFEKNSHLNHSSPKEYIQKILYRDEVDIPELQSICRQHGIPKRMRAFVWQLLLGYTPTKASERCRCLKSRRSEYLQLVERFFNLNPIKRSTRLMFGLVTVDTPRTHPDHFLNLFCTRPIQNTLERILYIWSCTNQHISYYQGLNDLASILLVVFLDCCLGDLSDERGSLPSLDDLQTALLCVEPDTYHCLTILLKNIGTFHTLSRGGVYSESMLAHMESLVRKLDPTLYKHIVNNELEFVHFAFRWMLCLFTRELTTKNLICLWDSCIVEGIRGFSEFYICVCTAYLLELGPHLLGKDMISMMGFIQHAPAIYFTKQDVHHLVRKAHDIFSQHPLNLKPRGSI, encoded by the exons ATGTCAAGAAGCACGTCTGACCGAGTCGATTCGCCGCCTAATTCCTGGAGCTCGGGTAATTTGTCCGTTAGTGGTTCTACAATCAAAGATCTCTATCCGTCCATTCATGGTCACGATGTCACTTCGTTGATACAGGACTTGTCCGCGAATTCTGGTTCGCAGTCCGTACCCTCTGGCGCGGACTTCCCGATTTATCCGTCGATTTCGTCCGCCGACGAAGTTGACCGCGTCAACCCATCTCCAAGGAGTGCCGAAACCGCGACTTTGTCGGAGCCGATGCGCGGTGGGAGTGGCGGCGCGCTTGGACCGTCTCAGCAGGTGCCTTCTGGTCGCAGACCTCTCCATCTCGCTACCGAGGGCCCTGTTCGATCATCCAGGTTGCCGCTACCAAAAGAACAAACGAACAAGTACCCCTCTCTATCGTTTTCGCCAGACTGGCGCGGCGAGGGGGATGGATGCGGGCGGGTCGATACAGGCCTCCGTCCCGACGCGCTCAACGGCGCAGACGCGATTCCACGAGTGGGTTCTGGTGCGTCTCAGACAACAGAGCCAGCGTCTGGCATGATGATTccg GTCTACTTCGGGGACGGTTGCGACCAGGGCCTCTCTGTCATCTACCCGAGCCACCTGCATACGGGGAGCGCAAACAAGGTCGCTACAGAGCCTTCAAATGCGCCGTCTTTGCTTTCTTCTGCAGAGCCGTCAAAAGAGTACACGTTTGTCTATCCACAGCTGTCCTTCGATGCGACTCGCCGCCATAACTACCGTCGGGGCTTCGGATCCTTCGTCAGCCCGCACTCGCAAACTGAGATTAAAGACGACGCGCCGAGCGACAGCAACTCGAAAATTTTCGGTGACAAAACCACCGATCGCCGCCAAACTATCAGTACAATCAACCTTTCAGGCCAGCAAATCTGGGGTGACGTCTATCCCTATCCCCCCACAAGCGTCGGCAGCTCATCTGCGACTCACTCTCTAGAATCATTGACTATTTGTGACGATACCGTCATAGAATGCCATGATAACGACCTGGTCTGGCTTAGCCGCGTCTCGATCGCCCAGTCTTTTGTTTCTGAAGCCAAACAATTTTCTCACCTGGACTACAGCATCTGGAACCTCCGATACACCTTCCCTAGTGTGTTCGATCACAAACCGTGCGCTCTGTTGAGCTCGCTGGGCTGCAGAGCGAGACCCCGACAAACAGACATCGATTGCGATTGGCTCATAGTTGACCCTGATGTTCCTCCTCTGTCAAGGCGTCTCCACACTCAACACGCAAAAAAAACACATCTCGTCAACTTCATCAGCTTCGAAAAAAACTCGCATCTAAATCACTCCTCCCCAAAAGAATACATCCAAAAAATTCTGTACCGCGATGAGGTCGACATTCCAGAGCTCCAGTCCATCTGCCGCCAACACGGCATTCCAAAAAGAATGCGCGCGTTCGTCTGGCAACTGCTTCTAGGATACACCCCTACAAAGGCGTCCGAGCGGTGTCGCTGTCTTAAATCAAGAAGATCTGAGTACCTTCAGCTCGTCGAACGCTTCTTCAACCTAAATCCAATCAAGCGCTCTACTCGCCTCATGTTCGGCCTCGTCACCGTCGACACCCCACGCACCCACCCCGACCACTTCTTGAACCTGTTCTGCACCAGACCCATCCAAAACACTCTAGAACGTATCCTCTACATCTGGTCCTGCACCAACCAACACATCTCCTACTATCAAGGCCTTAACGACCTGGCGTCTATCCTCCTGGTCGTATTTCTTGACTGCTGTCTAGGCGACCTCAGCGACGAACGCGGCTCGCTACCTTCTCTCGACGACCTACAAACCGCCCTCCTGTGCGTCGAGCCAGACACCTACCACTGCCTCACGATCCTGCTCAAAAACATCGGAACCTTCCACACACTCAGCAGAGGAGGCGTCTATAGCGAAAGCATGTTGGCACACATGGAATCCCTCGTCAGAAAACTCGACCCGACCCTTTACAAACACATCGTCAATAACGAACTCGAGTTCGTCCACTTCGCCTTCCGTTGGATGCTCTGCCTGTTCACGCGCGAACTAACCACCAAGAACCTCATATGCCTGTGGGACAGCTGTATCGTCGAAGGCATCCGCGGATTCTCTGAATTCTATATCTGCGTCTGTACCGCGTATCTACTCGAACTGGGACCCCACCTCCTAGGAAAAGACATGATATCCATGATGGGTTTCATCCAACACGCCCCCGCCATCTACTTCACAAAACAAGACGTCCACCACCTCGTTCGAAAGGCTCACGACATCTTCTCACAACACCCCCTCAACCTGAAACCCAGAGGCTCGATATAA
- the LOC126329972 gene encoding ras guanine nucleotide exchange factor G-like isoform X2: protein MVFQVAMEDEYLFSPNNIFAVEPWLFEPFKYGLKSGKVKQIKSLDDFSGGKSLTLSLSWYFIAFYGNNDTLIGSVSTSNVKLSHGNREGVFEIANSGVSYLVQVTSEEEKSQWIDSICIILQLRKIPQYHPMITYCKDIVARVINLRFISSNLTHHLNRVSAACISMLMAVLIQDPKERQSKVRRVVKDFSRELVNLRDKNQKFESSFYFLEDMAVSIRSLMEIALNEKMDITSFFKGSSSPSPNDGSFGNYISMLNSCPFTENSSDIASFSPGTPYLEDQSVTSLSSLLKTIDMSDAPMKEIYLQKENVIERTKSIRRLLLQGIESLENRDRYLFQMVTAQAHREFTELHEGIKVLGGIFNSNFTAELKSISTDLQNHWADAIQLLVGSFNSDLKDTFVYYIKENVLDICSKIANYETSFENVMATALEYMKNEKEANSVLEFFNSACSDISFKLSLDSNLLRIIQLLQKEVLAPCQKFFHLSSNMNKSQIDNLKQTLLNAKRSLSQIRKEETSNAATRIQKNRNFISNTISIIEEFINNVMSYVEILSGDNNTSFLREFRLSLMRLHEGLLPLLEDANEESSTSFASSSYNRKSQMICGSKNQNDSLDEGSLPRPKWVSKTSKSLGSRYFIRDNISNSFAFLSHNKKSPKLADSINIPKTGSRESPESSSYSSNDTIETRTSSSDGIGISTENNINGDLDTQVYFVPNTALEPLVLPKSASVWQVQEGDIMYITPKSERSGGRVTSAENSLGASRICKCRSESSFITAAASSPDILSRASPLTESRSMSKLMLKSLSKKPTKKEVASEEMPGDSLLYAASINRLIVKLTSETEVDVAFVNCFLATYRSFTTPEELWIKLMERYNVPLPSVQSGLLYEKYNQSKIIPIKLRVVNVIGKWLLSDKCISPTLLKHVEHFINSNVAADFPGLKEKIHEKLKQSMAYKGIQEELSSSIEEERHYVLIGREKFELQEVHVTLEKMQSSEGIVPIHQILLFEESTEAHKIAEQMTLIDWCIYNSIRRLDLLNKSWLSNGASSGSPSSKVGTMIWRFNQVSSWVASNILWQKDIFSRVKVYSKFINVAKCLFDINNFNGAMAIVSGINQSSVYRLRHTASELSKKDKLILNDLMEKLSSKNSFKNCRGIIKASTPPILPYLGMYLTDLTFIEQGNKDIVNGLINFHKRRLVYRVLREIEQYQLTAYNIEQDAKLFPSLLKLTTLKEADLYSLSLIREPQGADRSTIR from the exons ATGGTATTCCAAGTAGCTATGGAGGATGAATATTTGTTTTCT cCCAATAACATATTCGCAGTGGAGCCGTGGCTCTTCGAGCCATTTAAATATGGTCTAAAGTCTGGAAAGGTCAAGCAAATCAAATCTCTTGATGACTTTTCGGGTGGAAAATCATTAACTCTGAG cTTGTCTTGGTACTTTATTGCTTTTTATGGAAATAACGACACTTTGATCGGGTCTGTCAGCACGTCCAACGTGAAATTGAGTCACGGAAACAGAGAGGGGGTGTTTGAAATCGCCAACTCTGGTGTGAGCTATCTCGTTCAAGTAACCTCAGAAGAGGAAAAATCGCAATGGATCGACTCGATCTGCATTATCCTGCAACTCCGAAAAATTCCACAATACCATCCTATGATTACTTATTGTAAAGACATCGTAGCTCGTGTCATCAACCTTCGTTTCATCTCGTCCAACCTAACGCACCACCTGAACCGGGTGTCAGCGGCGTGTATCTCAATGCTTATGGCCGTTTTAATACAGGATCCGAAAGAGCGCCAGAGCAAGGTCAGACGTGTCGTCAAGGATTTTTCTAGAGAACTCGTCAACTTACGTGACAAAAATCAGAAATTCGAGTCTTCATTCTACTTTCTAGAAGACATGGCCGTTTCTATACGAAGCCTTATGGAGATAGCCTTGAACGAAAAGATGGACATCACCTCTTTTTTCAAGGGTAGCAGCAGTCCATCTCCGAACGACGGTTCGTTCGGGAATTATATTTCGATGCTGAACTCGTGTCCGTTTACAGAAAACTCATCTGATATCGCATCTTTCAGTCCAGGGACCCCGTATCTCGAAGATCAGTCGGTCACCTCTCTTTCATCCCTCTTAAAAACGATTGACATGTCCGACGCACCGATGAAAGAAATATACCTACAGAAGGAAAACGTTATAGAGAGAACTAAAAGTATCCGTCGCCTACTTCTTCAGGGCATCGAATCCCTCGAGAACAGAGACCGGTACCTTTTTCAAATGGTTACCGCTCAGGCACATCGAGAATTTACTGAATTACACGAAGGGATTAAGGTCTTGGGTGGCATCTTCAACTCTAACTTCACTGCTGAACTCAAATCAATTTCCACAGATTTGCAGAATCATTGGGCGGAcgccattcagcttctcgtaggctCTTTCAACTCTGATTTGAAAGACACGTTTGTGTACTACATTAAGGAAAACGTATTAGATATATGTTCTAAAATAGCCAACTACGAGACAAGTTTTGAAAATGTGATGGCCACGGCTCTAGAATacatgaagaatgaaaaagaaGCGAACTCGGTACTCGAGTTTTTTAATTCTGCCTGCTCTGACATTTCCTTCAAGCTGTCTTTAGACAGCAACCTTCTAAGAATCATTCAGCTACTCCAAAAAGAGGTACTAGCTCCTTGTCAGAAGTTTTTTCACCTTTCCAGCAATATGAATAAATCTCAGATAGACAATTTGAAGCAGACATTGCTGAATGCAAAAAGGTCGCTCAGTCAGATTCGGAAGGAAGAGACTTCTAACGCGGCCACCAGAATTCAAAAGAATAGAAATTTTATTTCGAATACGATTTCTATCATTGAAGAATTCATAAATAATGTGATGTCCTACGTCGAAATACTGTCTGGAGACAATAACACGTCGTTTTTAAGAGAATTCCGTTTATCGCTAATGCGGCTGCATGAAGGACTACTGCCTTTATTGGAAGATGCCAATGAGGAATCAAGTACTTCGTTCGCCTCGTCGTCGTACAATAGAAAGAGTCAAATGATATGCGGTTCGAAGAACCAGAACGATTCCCTCGATGAAGGGTCCCTCCCTCGACCAAAGTGGGTCTCGAAAACGTCGAAGTCGCTGGGAAGCCGCTATTTTATCAGAGATAACATCAGCAATTCGTTTGCTTTTCTGAGCCACAACAAAAAATCACCCAAATTGGCTGATTCGATTAATATTCCAAAAACTGGATCCAGAGAGAGTCCAGAGAGTTCCTCATATTCGAGTAATGACACGATTGAAACAAGAACATCGTCCTCTGATGGAATTGGAATTTCTACTGAAAACAATATCAATGGCGATTTAGATACACAGGTCTATTTTGTACCGAATACGGCATTAGAGCCACTTGTTTTACCGAAATCGGCTAGTGTATGGCAGGTGCAAGAAGGAGATATTATGTACATCACTCCAAAGAGTGAACGGAGCGGTGGGCGAGTCACATCGGCTGAGAATAGTTTGGGGGCGAGCAGGATATGCAAATGTCGCTCAGAAAGCTCATTCATCACCGCAGCGGCTTCCTCTCCTGATATTTTGAGCCGAGCGTCGCCTCTTACGGAGTCACGCAGTATGAGCAAGCTGATGTTGAAATCGTTGAGCAAGAAGCCTACCAAAAAGGAGGTGGCCAGTGAGGAGATGCCGGGCGATTCGCTGCTGTACGCAGCCTCGATAAACAGGCTCATTGTGAAGCTAACCAGCGAGACTGAGGTTGACGTGGCGTTCGTGAACTGCTTTTTGGCTACTTACAGATCGTTCACAACTCCTGAAGAGCTTTGGATTAAGCTGATGGAACGGTACAACGTACCGCTTCCGTCGGTACAATCTGGTCTGTTGTATGAAAAGTACAACCAGAGCAAAATTATACCTATCAAGTTGCGAGTGGTGAACGTTATTGGGAAATGGCTCTTATCTGACAAGTGCATTAGTCCCACCTTGTTGAAGCACGTTGAGCATTTTATTAATTCGAACGTTGCCGCCGATTTTCCGGgtttgaaagaaaaaatacatgAAAAGCTGAAGCAGTCGATGGCGTACAAAGGTATCCAAGAGGAGCTCTCGAGCTCCATAGAAGAAGAAAGACACTATGTGCTGATAGGACGTGAGAAGTTTGAGTTGCAAGAAGTACATGTTACGCTAGAAAAAATGCAGTCGAGCGAGGGAATCGTCCCTATACATCagattttgctatttgaggagtctACGGAAGCGCACAAAATTGCGGAGCAAATGACGCTGATTGACTGGTGTATTTACAACTCGATCAGACGTTTGGACTTGCTGAACAAATCGTGGCTTTCTAACGGCGCGTCGTCAGGAAGTCCGTCATCCAAGGTAGGCACCATGATTTGGCGGTTCAATCAGGTTTCTTCCTGGGTTGCCAGCAACATTCTCTGGCAAAAGGATATTTTTAGTCGAGTAAAAGTCTATTCTAAGTTCATCAACGTGGCCAAGTGTTTGTTTGACATTAACAACTTCAACGGTGCTATGGCCATCGTCTCTGGCATCAATCAGTCATCCGTATACAGGCTGAGGCACACAGCATCGGAACTGTCGAAGAAGGACAAATTGATCCTGAATGATTTGATGGAGAAGCTGAGTTCGAAGAATTCGTTCAAAAATTGTCGGGGCATCATAAAAGCCTCGACGCCGCCTATACTTCCCTATTTAGGCATGTATCTAACAGACTTGACTTTTATTGAACAGGGAAACAAGGACATCGTCAACGGGCTGATCAATTTCCACAAGAGGCGACTTGTCTACCGCGTCTTAAGGGAAATTGAGCAGTACCAGTTGACGGCGTACAATATAGAACAAGACGCGAAATTATTTCCTTCTTTGCTAAAACTCACGACACTGAAAGAGGCGGATCTGTACAGCCTCTCTTTAATAAGAGAGCCTCAGGGTGCAGACAGATCGACCATCAGATAA
- the LOC126329972 gene encoding riboflavin biosynthesis protein RibD-like isoform X1, whose amino-acid sequence MVFTGLIQSVGKAVFDAKRNLLYVLNSSENWSDIKNGDSVAINGCCLTVVETKSNVVVFFLMEESRSLVNLAHLTSDAKDEKEILKLLEDQSYEVYVNIEKSLKTGEYMGGHVVYGHVDGMASVLEISEREDGSRWIWIDLGTIPNSEGLLVHKGCIALDGISLTVAEVKKTRIRVSIIPYTLQVTRLRWIQVGDWLNVEFDQILKQKLCQKKKKIEVDKKWMLRAINLGNRARSTAPPNPWVGCVMTDGYGNFLGEGYHKKAGEGHAEVKAIEDVISRGKEKELEGATCYVTLEPCCHFGRTPPCSDLLLKYKVARVVVAIEDPDERVAGKGLKKLREAGIQAEVGVCKEKAIKSLTPYLYHRRTGLPWVVLKIASSLDGKIAAADGSSKWITKSEARIDAHIRFRSRSQAIIVGSNTAHIDNPSLTTRHFDAYTDLKAYKQPIRVVLGSRISLKGNLLDTSVAPTVIFTTPDAEIADEYSKCVEVFRVSRGEDGHVSFEEVLLELGKRGVVQALVEGGAFLESQLLKKGKINKLVIYQSPIILGSTGISWSKAEREKNISDNKATLRLSKLSHIDDDVCIEYV is encoded by the coding sequence ATGGTATTCACAGGGCTGATCCAAAGCGTCGGAAAGGCGGTGTTCGACGCTAAAAGGAACCTACTGTATGTTCTGAATAGTTCGGAAAATTGGTCGGATATTAAGAATGGAGACAGTGTAGCCATCAATGGATGCTGCTTGACTGTGGTCGAAACGAAATCAAACGTGGTTGTTTTCTTTTTGATGGAGGAGTCTAGATCGCTCGTCAACCTGGCTCACTTGACTTCGGATGCAAAGGATGAAAAGGAAATATTGAAGCTGTTGGAGGACCAGAGTTACGAGGTGTATGTAAATATAGAGAAGTCGCTCAAGACAGGTGAGTACATGGGAGGACATGTTGTGTACGGGCACGTAGACGGCATGGCATCTGTTCTAGAAATAagtgaacgtgaggatggtagtcgTTGGATTTGGATAGATTTAGGGACTATACCCAACAGCGAAGGACTGTTGGTTCACAAGGGTTGCATTGCGTTGGATGGGATCTCGCTGACAGTTGCAGAGGTGAAGAAGACAAGAATTCGAGTGTCGATTATTCCGTACACATTGCAAGTAACTCGACTGCGCTGGATTCAAGTTGGAGATTGGCTGAACGTGGAATTCGATCAGATATTGAAGCAGAAGTTGtgccaaaaaaagaagaaaatagaggtGGACAAGAAGTGGATGCTACGGGCCATTAATTTAGGAAATAGAGCAAGGAGCACAGCACCACCGAATCCATGGGTAGGGTGCGTGATGACAGACGGATACGGAAACTTTCTGGGTGAGGGATACCATAAAAAGGCAGGAGAAGGTCATGCAGAAGTGAAGGCCATAGAAGATGTCATTTcaagaggaaaagaaaaagagtTAGAAGGTGCGACATGTTATGTAACGTTGGAGCCGTGTTGCCATTTTGGGAGGACTCCACCATGTTCTGATTTGTTGTTGAAGTACAAGGTAGCACGTGTCGTGGTAGCAATTGAGGATCCGGATGAGAGGGTTGCAGGAAAGGGGTTGAAGAAGCTAAGAGAGGCTGGCATACAAGCAGAGGTAGGCGTATGCAAAGAAAAGGCCATAAAGTCCCTTACACCATACTTATACCACCGAAGGACGGGGCTACCATGGGTGGTATTAAAGATCGCGAGCAGCCTGGATGGAAAAATCGCAGCGGCGGATGGAAGCAGCAAGTGGATAACGAAGAGCGAAGCCAGAATTGACGCGCATATAAGGTTTCGAAGCAGATCCCAAGCCATTATTGTCGGAAGCAATACTGCCCATATTGATAATCCGAGTTTAACAACACGTCATTTCGATGCATATACAGATTTGAAGGCATATAAGCAGCCAATTCGGGTAGTCCTAGGTTCTCGAATTTCCTTAAAAGGTAATTTGTTAGATACAAGTGTAGCGCCTACTGTCATATTTACGACTCCTGATGCAGAAATTGCAGATGAGTATTCAAAATGCGTAGAAGTTTTTAGAGTATCGCGTGGGGAAGATGGACACGTAAGTTTCGAAGAAGTGCTACTAGAACTAGGAAAAAGGGGCGTTGTTCAAGCTCTGGTTGAAGGAGGTGCATTTTTAGAAAGCCAATTactaaaaaaaggtaaaataaataagCTCGTTATTTACCAAAGTCCCATAATTTTAGGCTCAACTGGTATCTCGTGGAGCAAAGCTGAGAGAGAAAAGAATATTTCTGATAATAAAGCGACGCTGAGGCTATCAAAGCTATCACACATAGATGATGATGTTTGCATAGAATACGTCTAG
- the LOC126329973 gene encoding aarF domain-containing protein kinase 1-like codes for MHSWPFVKDWVRKNLKSKKKFNNSFPKFLVTQPPVRQTTSRREKASTTVLFAIKKTTRGYLLRAATGAFLATTFVAAYQKYEGRAIFLSTTRFFRSIWACTKISADYKISTLFLSGNELDKQISLIHARSAETLVGLFQRQGGIYVKCGQHMSSLTHLLPPEYCRAMSRLHSNASTRSYDVIEEVLEKELGVRPSVYFDYIDPTPVAAASIAQVHYAVVDKKPCAVKVQFPDVGELCNSDIKTIDFITRVISFIFPQFKLQWLVREFENNLPLELDFLYEAENANTMRELFKNDQYFHIPEIYSATRRTLIMEWIEGKHICDMAGLKEMNANPLAICAQLNRIFTEQIFKHRFVHCDPHPGNILVRKTERNPHKIEICLLDNGLYRRYSEDFCLDYAKLWMAILRQDEDAMAESARRMGVTDYRLFASIITARSWGSISTALYSDMDVSEVRFIKSQVIDRAIDITFILGNVPSSLLLLLKTNDLLRVINRQLGNCPVSALLATTQACQSLIRNKSDKKSGIWVFIETHWERWALRIKFWIFSWILFLRPIFVLQK; via the exons ATGCATTCCTGGCCTTTCGTGAAGGATTGGGTCAGGAAAAACCTGAAAAGTAAAAAGAAATTCAATAATTCTTTCCCGAAATTTTTGGTTACTCAGCCTCCTGTTCGACAAACTACTTCGAGGAGAGAAAAA GCGTCTACTACTGTTTTATTTGCTATTAAAAAAACTACTCGGGGGTATCTTTTGCGAGCTGCCACAGGTGCTTTTTTGGCTACTACGTTTGTAGCTGCCTATCAAAAATATGAGGGGAGAGCCATCTTTCTTTCAACGACCCGGTTTTTTAGATCGATTTGGGCT TGTACTAAAATATCAGCCGACTACAAAATTTCTACTCTTTTTCTTTCAGGTAATGAGCTGGATAAACAAATTAGCTTGATTCATGCCCGCTCTGCAGAAACCCTGGTAGGGCTTTTTCAAAGACAAGGTGGAATTTACGTCAAGTGTGGACAACACATGTCATCTTTGACCCATCTGTTGCCACCAGAATATTGTAGAGCTATGTCTCGGCTCCACTCAAATGCCTCTACTCGTAGTTATGACGTCATTGAAGAAGTTTTGGAGAAAGAGTTGGGAGTCAGACCTTCTGTTTA CTTTGACTACATTGATCCTACTCCAGTTGCGGCGGCGTCTATTGCACAGGTACACTATGCAGTCGTCGATAAGAAACCTTGTGCTGTCAAAGTTCAATTTCCAGATGTTGGTGAATTATGTAATAGTGACATCAAGACAATTGACTTCATCACACGAGTCATAAGTTTTATTTTTCCGCAGTTTAAACTTCAATGGCTGGTAAGGGAATTTGAAAACAACCTGCCTTTGGAGCTTGATTTTCTCTACGAAGCGGAAAATGCCAATACGATGAGAGAATTGTTTAAGAATGATCAATATTTTCATATTCCAGAAATCTATTCTGCTACCAGGCGCACTTTGATCATGGAATGGATTGAAGGAAAGCACATTTGTGATATGGCCGGACTCAAGGAAATGAACGCAAATCCATTGGCTATCTGTGCTCAGCTGAATCGTATTTTTACCGAGCAAATATTCAAACATCGGTTTGTTCATTGTGATCCGCATCCAGGCAATATCCTCGTTCGTAAGACTGAACGAAATCCGCACAAAATAGAAATATGCTTGTTAGATAATGGTCTGTATCGTAGATATTCAGAAGATTTTTGTTTGGACTACGCTAAACTTTGGATGGCAATCTTGAGACAAGACGAGGATGCCATGGCAGAAAGCGCCAGAAGAATGGGCGTCACCGATTATCGTCTATTTGCATCAATTATTACAGCTCGCTCTTGGGGCAGCATATCAACCGCCTTGTATTCTGATATGGATGTTAGTGAAGTCAGATTTATTAAATCTCAGGTGATCGATCGAGCTATAGACATCACCTTTATCTTAGGGAACGTCCCTTCGTCCCTTCTTCTGTTGCTCAAGACGAACGATCTTTTACGCGTCATCAATCGCCAACTTGGAAACTGTCCTGTATCGGCTCTGCTCGCTACAACTCAGGCATGTCAATCCTTAATTCGTAATAAATCCGATAAAAAATCTGGAATCTGGGTGTTCATCGAAACACATTGGGAACGATGGGCACTCCGCATCAAGTTCTGGATTTTCAGCTGGATTCTATTTTTACGACCTATTTTTGTATTGCAAAAATAA